The bacterium genome includes the window CGGTGCTCGGCGATGTTCTTTGCAGATTATTATCCAATGCCGGTTATCAAGTTACACGCGAATATTATTTTAATAATGCCGGTGTTCAGATGAAAAAATTAGGCGAATCCGTACGCCTACGGTATTTGGAATTGTTGGGTGAGAACATCACTTTTCCTGAAAAACATTACGAAGGCGAATATATACGCGACATCGCTGCCGATATAAAATCACAATACGGCGAATCCTGGAAATCTTATGATTTCGAACCCTTCAAGTCCTTTGCCGAGGATGTATTATTTGCCAATATCAGAAAAGTCTTAGGTCGCATCGGACTAAAATTTGACGTTTATTACAATGAAGACTCCTTGTACAAAGATGGAAAAATCGAAGCTTTGCTCAAATCGTTTGCGGCTAAAAACCTAACCTATGTCAAAGAAAACGCTACCTGGCTAAAAACTTCCGAATTTTCTTATGATCACGGACCTAAACCCGAAAATGATAAAGTCATCGTAAAATCAACCGGCGAGCCAACTTATCGTTTGCCGGATATGGCCTACCATGTTACCAAATTTGAGCGCGGCTTTGATCATATCATTGACATTTTCGGCGCGGATCATATCGCCGAATACCCCGATGTATTAGCCGGACTTAAGGCCTTAGGTTATGACACCTCGCATGTGCGCGTTCTCATTCATCAGTTTGTGACATTGATGAAAGAAGGAGAAATCCTCAAAATGTCCAAACGTAAAGCTAATTTCGTAACTATTGATGAATTAATTGATTTGCTTGGGCCTGATGTGTTTCGTTATTTTCTCATCATGCGCAGTCACAATTCGCATCTTAATTTTGATCTCGAATTGGCTCAAAAGCAGTCTATGGAAAATCCCGCGTATTACATACAAAATGCCCACGCGCGTATTTGTTCAATTGAGAAAAAAGCCGGTGAACGCGGCATTTTGTTCTCTGTTTCCAATGAAATTAAATTGGATCTATTGAAAGCAGACGAGGAAACCACCATCATTGAAAAACTTCTACAATTTCCGGAACTCACTGCGCGGCTTGCTAAAAATCTCGAACCGCATCCGCTCACTACGTATCTTGAGGAATTGGCCGGTGTATATCACCATTATCAGACGGCAGGCAAGAAAAATCCAGACCTGCGTGTTATCACAGAGGATAAAGCTTTATCTGAAGCACGTCTTGCTTTATGTATCGCCGTTCGCATCGTTTTACGTCGAGGTCTTGATATTTTAGGCATCCATGCTCCGGAATATATGGCGCGTGATCAGGTTGATGAAACAGTTTGAAATAAATTGACTTTCCGTGGTGCGTTGTATACATTGCGCCGCATTTAATTGAAAATTTCAGGAGAAAAATGTGGATATATTGGTTGTCGGTTCGGTCGCTTTAGATTCAGTAGAAACACCTTTTGGTAAAGTCGAAGACGCCGTCGGAGGTTCTGCTACTTTTTTCAGTGCAGCGGCCAGTTATTTTGCTCCGGTCAATCTTGTGGCGGTCGTCGGTAACGACTACCCTATGCATGCTATCGAATATCTTAAATCACGCCGTGTTGATTTTAAAGGATTACAAGTTGAACAAGGCGAGACATTTCGCTGGGCAGGTCGTTATAATTATGATCTGAATCAACGCGACACAATCTACACCCACCTCAATGTATTTCAAAACTTCAAACCACATATTCCCGATGCTTATAAATCATCACAATATGTGTTTTTAGGCAATATCGCTCCTGAATTACAGTTTGATGTGTTGGATCAAGTCCAATCGCCTAAATTAGTCGCTTTAGATACAATGAATTTTTGGATTGAAGGCAGTCAAAAAGCATTACGCAAAGTTCTTGAACGCATTGACATCTTTATTCTCAACGACTCCGAAGCAAGACAACTGGCCAATCAACCCAATTTGATAAAAGCCGCCAAAGAAATTTTTAAAATGGGTCCTAAAGCGATTGTGATTAAAAAAGGTGAATACGGCGCAGCACTCATAACACCTGATGCACAATTTAATGTGCCGGCTTATCCTTTGGAAGACGTGTATGATCCGACCGGTGCCGGAGACACCTTTGCCGGTGGTTTCATGGGTTATATCGCTAAAACAGATGATGCATCATTTGAAAATCTCAAGCGTGCCGTAGTCTATGGCAGCGCGATGGCCTCATTTTGCGTACAAGACTTTAGTATCAATGCCTTAAAGGAGCTTTCCGAAGATAAAATTTTTGATCGCGTTCTTGCATTCAAACAACTCAGCCATTTTGAAGAAAAATAGAGTGGATATTTTTGTATGAAACTGAGCGAAATTCTTAACGCCAAACTCATTCGTATCCCGCTACTCCAATCTAACAAGCAGGATATTATTTTAGAAATGCTGGATGTTTTGGTTGCGTCCGGAAAAATAAGCAATCGGGAAAAGGTATTACAATCCGTTCTTGAACGCGAACAAATGATGAGCACCGGCATAGGTAACAGCGTTGCTATCCCGCACGGGAAATCCTCCGGCGTGGAAGAACTGCAAGTAGCTTTGGGAATCACGGCTCAGGATATCAATTTTGACGCATTAGACGGCAAACCTGTACGTATCATATTTATGCTCGTCGGACCCGAAAAGGCTTCCAGTCTGCATATCAAAATGTTATCCCGCATTTCGCGGTTGCTCAATCAAGCACCATTTCGGAAAAAACTGACCGATGCCCAATCGGCCGATGAAATAATGCAAATCATTTCAGATGAAGAAAAACTTTTGGAAGGTTAATCCGGAAGCGTAATGATTGGTTTTTCGTGGTGGCATTTATATAGCAAAATATTATTGCCGATAATCTGAACAATTTGTGACTGTGTCCCCTCGCTGATCATTTCAGCTACTTCTTTCTTATCCAAATCACAGCCGTCTTGCACTTTGACCTTGATCAATTCTTTGGTATTAAAACCGTTATTGACGGATAAGTACGTGTTATCCGTAATACCGGATTTTCCTACCGAAATGGTTGCTTTAATGGCGTTTCCCAAGCCACGTAAAAAACGTTTTTGTTTTCCTGTTAATTCCGACAAATGATCCTCAATCGTTGGGCAATTTTCTGTGCTTATACCAAGCTGCACAGACCAGTATAATGCCCGACACTACAAATGTCAACGGCCAATACGTACGGATGATAAATACCCAATCGTATGGAAACATATAAAAATTACGTGAAATATGAATTCCTCCAAAACCGATCAGAGAAAGTCCTGCAACCAACGAAAACCAGCGTCGCATATTGAAGAAAAAATTGATGACAAAAGCGATACCGCTTATCAGAAAATATACGGGCCATAGCGTACGCATGGCGAGTCCTTCCTGTGTGTCAAGGTACAAGTGGAATACCCCGATCAACAATAACGTCAGGCCAAAAAACACATAATATTTTTTGGTTACGATCGTCTTGATTATGCTCACGCCACCGATGATAATCAATCCGTAACGCTCCATCCAACCCCAGCTCAGTACATTCATATTCCATAGTATCCAAAACGTACCGATCACAATAAGCCATAAACCTGTAAACAGATACTTCTTATTGCTGTCAGATGCGCTATCGGACTTCACATCTGATACCGCGGCGTCTGATGCGTTGTATTCGCTTTCCGTTTGCATAACGATCTCCTATAATTTCTTTTCCGATGCGGCGCCAAAAACTTTTTGATCTTTGTCATCCGGTGTCAGAAGTCCTACGAGCGCATACGCGATCAAGCCGACGGGAAATGCAATAATCGTGATAAGCACCCATGCGATACGCACAATCGAAACATCAAGATTCCAGTGTTTAGCAGCGCCGGCACAAACGCCGAATATTTTTTTATTTTCAGACGCACGACGAAATGTACTTTCACTTGTTTTATTAAAAAATCCGACTGAACCGGCAAACCGGTTACGCGATGCTATCAAAAGAATTCCGGCAATAATAAATACCGTCGGTACTAAAAATTTCCATCCAAAGTGCCTCCAGAAAAAATGGAAATTAAAAAGATTCATCGTATCAAGGAACATTATCGCACCAATCAATATCAATATGGCGCCCCAGAAAAAACCATGGTTTACAGCACTTCGTTTTTCTATCAATTCCATATCAGGATCCTGCGTCAAACTGACGGGCTCGCGGGGTACAAGAACCATCGCCGTAATATAAGCCACCACACTAATACAATCCACAAACGCAAAAACAACAAACAAAAGTCTCACTAAAGCTACATTCACATTAAAATATTCGGATAGACCTGCACACACGCCGTCCACCATTTTATCACGACGCGACTTAAAAAGTTGCTTTGTTGTTTCCATGGTATCTCCTGATTCAAAATAATGTCCATAGATAAGAACGTGTATCTTCCAAAAATGTTGCATTTTTTAGTTAATTTGTTTAGTTCCAATGCGAGGAGATTTGCTTTGAATAATATACTACTACTCGGTATTTGTTTTATTTTGGGTATCGGCTTGCGTAAAAGTGGACGTTTCCATGAAAAAACGGCGGTCGTGCTTAATGCTTTTATTATTCACATCGCCCTACCAGCCTTAACATTACTACATGTCCACACTTTAAAAGTAAGTGCTGATATATGGCTCCCCGCCAGCATGGCATGGTTTTTCTTTGCAATTTCTGCTGTAACTTTTTATGGGCTCAGCCATTTACTCCATTGGGATAGAAGCACTACCGGCTGTATGATGCTTGTCGGCGGCCTTGGAAATACCTCTTTTCTTGGTGTCCCGATGATTGAAACGTTTTTCGGAAAAGAAGGCATTCCGATCGGGCTTGTCGTGGACCAACTCGGCTCATTTCTTGTTATATCAACCTTGGGTATTTGGACAGCCAATTATTACCAGGGTCAAAGCGTCGCGATGAAATCGTTAATCAAACGCGTCATCGTTTTCCCGCCATTTATAGCACTCATGCTTGCTGTAGCACTCATACCTTATGAATTTCCCGTACCCTTGACCTATACGCTAGATCGGCTTGGACAAACTTTGGCACCGCTTGCGCTGTTCTCTGTAGGTTTCCAGGTTCGTTTTTCTAAAATAAATTCACTTCGTACACCGCTTGTTTTAGGTTTGAGCTTCAAATTGCTCATCGCGCCGGCTATGCTTTTTATTTTGTATAGCGCGCTAACGGCCGATCGCGATTTGCTTTTTGACATTACGATTTTTGAAGCTGCGATGCCGCCTATGATCACGGCGGCTATTTTGGCCACAGAGCACGATCTGCGACCTGAACTGGCCTCCCTGATGGTAGGTATAGGTATCATCGTATCCATGTTTACGTTACCATTTTGGTGGGTACTTCTCACTCTCTAAATCCCGCTTGTAAAAAAAGACTTTTTTATTATATTGCGACCAAAATTAAGGAGATCCTATGCCAGACACGATCATCGTTTTAGAAACCACGCAAGGTACAATCGAAGTAAAACTATTTCCTGACATTGCTCCCAAAGCTTCGGAAAATTTTGAGCAGCTTGTCGAAAAGGGCTATTATGACGGGATTATTTTTCATCGCATCATTAAAGATTTTATGATACAAGGCGGTGATCCTACAGGTACAGGGCGCGGCGGCCAATCCGTGTGGGGAATGCCTTTTGATGACGAATTCAGTTTCAAGGTTCAATTTGATAAACCGGGTATTCTTGCCATGGCTAATGCCGGCCCGCGCACCAACGGAAGCCAGTTCTTTATTACGACAGTTCCCACACCGTGGCTCAATAACCGTCATACGATTTTCGGTGAAGTGATTAGCGGGTATGATGTAGTAAAGAAATTGGAAGGGGTTAAAACTAATCCGATGGATAAACCGTTACAAGATCAAAAAATCACCAAAGCCTATAAGAAAGCTTGATCGGCACATGATGCCCTATCGCATACTTTTATATTATAAATTTACTGAAATATCGGATTACGAAAAATTTGCGGCCGAGCATCTTGCGTTATGCCAATCGCTCGGCCTTTTGGGGCGGATCATCGTTGCTCCGGAAGGTATAAACGGTACGGTTTCAGGTACGGTAGAACAAACCGACATTTACCAAAAAACAATCCTGTCGGATCCGCGTTTTTCGGATATGGTTATTAAGTCCGATCCATCCGATAAACATGCTTTTCGCCGCCTTTCAGTCAAAGCTCGCACAGAAATTGTTACATTAGGCCCGGATAATGTCAATCCGGTCGAAAAAACAGGTCGCTATTTAGAACCACCTGATTTTTATGCCGCGATGCAAGAACCGGATGTTGTGATCATCGATGCGCGTAATGACTACGAGTACGATATGGGTCACTTTAAAGGGGCAATACGACCTGATGTAAGTAACTTCAAAGAATTTCCCGCGTGGGTTCGCCAAAACCTCAGTTCTTATCGTGATAAAAAGGTTCTTACGTATTGTACCGGCGGCATTCGCTGTGAAAAATTTACCGGTTTGCTAATCAATGAAGGATTTAAAGACGTCTATCAACTGCATGGCGGCATTGTAATGTACGGCAAGCATCCTGATACGCAGGGCAGAGACTTTGAAGGCAAAATGTATGTGTTCGATGAACGCATCGGCGTCGAAGTCAACCATACAGAAACAGCGTCCATCATTACTCGGTGTTTATACTGTGAAGCTGTGACAGACCACTTTGTCAACTGTGCACACTTGGACTGTCACAAAAGTTTTTATATATGTGCCGCGTGTGACCGCGCCAACCAACGCAGTTGCTCCGAAGCCTGCAAAAATGCAGAACATCATGAATACCGTGTACTCGGCGACGCACTTTTCGAAGCCCCCTTAACACCGCGCGGCTTATTTAAATCCATATTGCCAACTTCCTGAATTGTCGCCCAAATTCATTGCATTTCAATCCTATATTCTATAGGTTATACGTAACATATTACGTATAAATAGAGTCAATTATGGATACAGTAAAACACTTGGGTGAGCTTGCCATCGGAAGCAGACTTCGCCGACTCAGTGACCGACTTTTAGCCAATGTAAATCGTATCTATCAGGAACACGGGTTAAATTTTGAAACGCGTTGGTTTTTGATGTTTTACCAATTGCATCTCAAGTCGCCCATGTCTATTACAGAGATTGCGGCAGCTACCGGTTTTACACATCCGGCTATTATCCAACTATCGGATGAATTAATTAAGGTTGGATTGATCGCATCCGTTACCGATACCACAGATAAGCGTCGCCGTCTGATTTCTTTGTCGGCCAAAGGCATCGAAATGCTGGGTCATTTGAAACCGGTATGGCATCAAATCGAAGAAGCGCACCGCCAGATCAGTCGCGAAATCGGTATGGATCTACTTTCCACGCTTGAGCGCTACGAAGAAATACTTGATGAACGTGACATCTATGAGCGTGTCACCCACGCGACAAAAGTTTCTTCTGCCTCTGATATTGTAATTCATACGTATGCACCGCGTTTCAAAAAATATTTCAAATCGCTCAATATCGAATGGTTAAAAAAATTTTTTACAATTGAGCCATTGGATCGAAAAATACTATCCCATCCCGAAACCATCATAAAAGACGGCGGTGAAATATTTTTTGCCGAGTGGAATGGAAAAATCGTTGGCACTTGCGCTGTACTAAACAATAAAGCCGGAATTTATGAACTAGCCAAAATGGCTGTAACCGAAAAAGCGCAAGGTAAACACATCGGATGGAAACTCGGATCGCATGCGATCACGTGGGCACAGAAAAGCAAAGGTAAAACAATGGTTTTAGAAACAAGTCGAAAATTGGATGCCGCGTTAGCCTTGT containing:
- a CDS encoding PspC domain-containing protein; translation: METTKQLFKSRRDKMVDGVCAGLSEYFNVNVALVRLLFVVFAFVDCISVVAYITAMVLVPREPVSLTQDPDMELIEKRSAVNHGFFWGAILILIGAIMFLDTMNLFNFHFFWRHFGWKFLVPTVFIIAGILLIASRNRFAGSVGFFNKTSESTFRRASENKKIFGVCAGAAKHWNLDVSIVRIAWVLITIIAFPVGLIAYALVGLLTPDDKDQKVFGAASEKKL
- a CDS encoding peptidylprolyl isomerase, translated to MPDTIIVLETTQGTIEVKLFPDIAPKASENFEQLVEKGYYDGIIFHRIIKDFMIQGGDPTGTGRGGQSVWGMPFDDEFSFKVQFDKPGILAMANAGPRTNGSQFFITTVPTPWLNNRHTIFGEVISGYDVVKKLEGVKTNPMDKPLQDQKITKAYKKA
- a CDS encoding rhodanese-related sulfurtransferase; protein product: MPYRILLYYKFTEISDYEKFAAEHLALCQSLGLLGRIIVAPEGINGTVSGTVEQTDIYQKTILSDPRFSDMVIKSDPSDKHAFRRLSVKARTEIVTLGPDNVNPVEKTGRYLEPPDFYAAMQEPDVVIIDARNDYEYDMGHFKGAIRPDVSNFKEFPAWVRQNLSSYRDKKVLTYCTGGIRCEKFTGLLINEGFKDVYQLHGGIVMYGKHPDTQGRDFEGKMYVFDERIGVEVNHTETASIITRCLYCEAVTDHFVNCAHLDCHKSFYICAACDRANQRSCSEACKNAEHHEYRVLGDALFEAPLTPRGLFKSILPTS
- a CDS encoding arginine--tRNA ligase is translated as MKSYLEQQLHSALKALNIVPDCEIIFTKTKDERFGNVATNLAMNLAKTQKTNPRELAQKIVDHLQLDSSLVTKAEVAGGGFINFFFSPNYLFAQLKTILLQSEEYGRHRFGTNQRVDVEFVSANPTGPLSIGHGRQAVLGDVLCRLLSNAGYQVTREYYFNNAGVQMKKLGESVRLRYLELLGENITFPEKHYEGEYIRDIAADIKSQYGESWKSYDFEPFKSFAEDVLFANIRKVLGRIGLKFDVYYNEDSLYKDGKIEALLKSFAAKNLTYVKENATWLKTSEFSYDHGPKPENDKVIVKSTGEPTYRLPDMAYHVTKFERGFDHIIDIFGADHIAEYPDVLAGLKALGYDTSHVRVLIHQFVTLMKEGEILKMSKRKANFVTIDELIDLLGPDVFRYFLIMRSHNSHLNFDLELAQKQSMENPAYYIQNAHARICSIEKKAGERGILFSVSNEIKLDLLKADEETTIIEKLLQFPELTARLAKNLEPHPLTTYLEELAGVYHHYQTAGKKNPDLRVITEDKALSEARLALCIAVRIVLRRGLDILGIHAPEYMARDQVDETV
- a CDS encoding bifunctional hydroxymethylpyrimidine kinase/phosphomethylpyrimidine kinase; the encoded protein is MDILVVGSVALDSVETPFGKVEDAVGGSATFFSAAASYFAPVNLVAVVGNDYPMHAIEYLKSRRVDFKGLQVEQGETFRWAGRYNYDLNQRDTIYTHLNVFQNFKPHIPDAYKSSQYVFLGNIAPELQFDVLDQVQSPKLVALDTMNFWIEGSQKALRKVLERIDIFILNDSEARQLANQPNLIKAAKEIFKMGPKAIVIKKGEYGAALITPDAQFNVPAYPLEDVYDPTGAGDTFAGGFMGYIAKTDDASFENLKRAVVYGSAMASFCVQDFSINALKELSEDKIFDRVLAFKQLSHFEEK
- a CDS encoding PTS sugar transporter subunit IIA; protein product: MKLSEILNAKLIRIPLLQSNKQDIILEMLDVLVASGKISNREKVLQSVLEREQMMSTGIGNSVAIPHGKSSGVEELQVALGITAQDINFDALDGKPVRIIFMLVGPEKASSLHIKMLSRISRLLNQAPFRKKLTDAQSADEIMQIISDEEKLLEG
- the yhbY gene encoding ribosome assembly RNA-binding protein YhbY yields the protein MSELTGKQKRFLRGLGNAIKATISVGKSGITDNTYLSVNNGFNTKELIKVKVQDGCDLDKKEVAEMISEGTQSQIVQIIGNNILLYKCHHEKPIITLPD
- a CDS encoding bifunctional helix-turn-helix transcriptional regulator/GNAT family N-acetyltransferase, whose translation is MDTVKHLGELAIGSRLRRLSDRLLANVNRIYQEHGLNFETRWFLMFYQLHLKSPMSITEIAAATGFTHPAIIQLSDELIKVGLIASVTDTTDKRRRLISLSAKGIEMLGHLKPVWHQIEEAHRQISREIGMDLLSTLERYEEILDERDIYERVTHATKVSSASDIVIHTYAPRFKKYFKSLNIEWLKKFFTIEPLDRKILSHPETIIKDGGEIFFAEWNGKIVGTCAVLNNKAGIYELAKMAVTEKAQGKHIGWKLGSHAITWAQKSKGKTMVLETSRKLDAALALYRKLGFVLVANPEPSKYERSTIKMELRLR
- a CDS encoding AEC family transporter; amino-acid sequence: MNNILLLGICFILGIGLRKSGRFHEKTAVVLNAFIIHIALPALTLLHVHTLKVSADIWLPASMAWFFFAISAVTFYGLSHLLHWDRSTTGCMMLVGGLGNTSFLGVPMIETFFGKEGIPIGLVVDQLGSFLVISTLGIWTANYYQGQSVAMKSLIKRVIVFPPFIALMLAVALIPYEFPVPLTYTLDRLGQTLAPLALFSVGFQVRFSKINSLRTPLVLGLSFKLLIAPAMLFILYSALTADRDLLFDITIFEAAMPPMITAAILATEHDLRPELASLMVGIGIIVSMFTLPFWWVLLTL